The Desulfovibrio desulfuricans DSM 642 genome contains a region encoding:
- the coaE gene encoding dephospho-CoA kinase (Dephospho-CoA kinase (CoaE) performs the final step in coenzyme A biosynthesis.), producing the protein MTELRHTTTADDAGQRLDRVLHQVASEMSRAALQKAVQAGHCMVDGLPETRVNAKMRAGQTITLRLPETSTTLQAEEGHLELLWQDEHMVVCNKPAGLTVHPCPSCPEQTLVQRLLGRFPQLGRIEGQRPGIVHRLDKDTSGILLVALTEQDRLVLSEAFAQREVHKEYLALVSGRPPAEGECREPIGRHPTAKVKMAVVPESRGGRAAHTEWKTLWTAPDRRFSLLAVRIHTGRTHQIRVHMTHIGHPLLGDRLYAPKAVQALAPRQMLHAWRISFIHPATGAPMNFACPPPDDMLMAALQGCRRMRRVVVTGNPGSGKSAFSQCLADMTVPVFSADATVAALYAPRGEAAQWIGQIGGSALLTPAGAVDKSALLEAMRANPVLRREVENMVHSLTHKALETFWIQQESLGVPLAVAEVPLYFETGWQNSFSPEPHVVGVRCAMPLRAQRIEANRGWTQDKLEAIEGWQWTQDRKMAACNTVVDNEGSLESLCAQAQDFLASMRTQDQKDEQALALHLARLWQ; encoded by the coding sequence GTGACAGAACTGCGCCATACAACAACCGCCGATGATGCCGGCCAGCGACTGGATCGCGTGCTGCATCAGGTTGCCTCCGAGATGTCGCGTGCAGCGTTGCAAAAAGCCGTTCAGGCCGGGCACTGCATGGTGGACGGCCTGCCGGAAACCCGCGTGAATGCCAAAATGCGGGCCGGGCAGACCATCACGTTGCGCCTGCCGGAGACCTCCACGACCTTGCAGGCGGAGGAAGGGCACCTCGAGCTGCTCTGGCAGGACGAACACATGGTGGTGTGCAACAAGCCTGCGGGCCTTACGGTGCACCCCTGCCCTTCCTGCCCGGAGCAAACCCTGGTGCAGCGGCTGCTGGGTCGCTTTCCTCAACTGGGCAGGATTGAAGGCCAGCGCCCAGGTATAGTGCATAGGCTGGACAAAGACACGAGCGGCATCCTGCTGGTGGCACTGACAGAACAGGATCGCCTTGTGCTCAGCGAGGCCTTTGCCCAGAGGGAAGTACACAAGGAATATCTGGCCCTTGTAAGCGGCAGGCCACCCGCAGAGGGCGAATGCCGCGAACCTATTGGCCGCCACCCCACGGCCAAGGTCAAGATGGCCGTTGTGCCGGAATCGCGCGGCGGGCGCGCAGCCCATACGGAATGGAAAACCCTGTGGACAGCGCCCGACAGGCGCTTCTCCTTGCTTGCCGTGCGCATCCATACCGGGCGCACGCATCAGATACGTGTGCACATGACCCACATTGGGCATCCCCTGCTTGGCGACAGGCTCTATGCGCCCAAAGCCGTGCAGGCCCTCGCCCCGCGCCAGATGCTGCACGCATGGCGCATCAGCTTTATCCACCCGGCCACGGGCGCTCCCATGAATTTTGCCTGCCCGCCGCCGGACGACATGCTCATGGCTGCGCTTCAGGGCTGCCGCCGCATGCGCCGCGTGGTGGTAACGGGCAATCCCGGCAGCGGCAAATCAGCCTTTTCCCAGTGCCTGGCCGATATGACTGTGCCTGTGTTCAGTGCCGATGCAACGGTTGCCGCCCTGTACGCCCCCCGAGGGGAGGCTGCCCAATGGATCGGGCAGATCGGCGGCAGCGCCCTGCTTACTCCAGCAGGCGCCGTGGATAAATCCGCACTGCTTGAGGCCATGCGCGCCAACCCCGTGCTGCGACGTGAGGTGGAAAACATGGTGCACAGCCTGACGCACAAGGCGCTGGAAACATTCTGGATACAGCAGGAGTCGCTGGGTGTGCCGCTGGCAGTGGCCGAGGTGCCTCTGTATTTTGAAACAGGCTGGCAAAACAGCTTTTCGCCTGAACCTCACGTTGTCGGGGTGCGCTGCGCCATGCCCCTGCGCGCACAGCGCATAGAAGCTAATCGTGGCTGGACGCAGGACAAGCTGGAAGCTATTGAGGGCTGGCAATGGACGCAAGACCGCAAAATGGCCGCCTGCAACACAGTTGTGGATAACGAGGGGTCGCTGGAATCTTTATGCGCCCAGGCCCAGGATTTTTTGGCAAGCATGCGCACTCAGGATCAGAAGGATGAACAGGCCCTTGCGCTGCACCTTGCAAGGCTGTGGCAGTAA
- a CDS encoding NlpC/P60 family N-terminal domain-containing protein: MKSRLHLPLLIACFALLAACGGKVIPTRDGDMPTWMGTLEDLRRYPQNLDVYAKAAGEDKLLVSPAEQANQAARFMRITFGPWEMTRTSIRKRDVAVLFNKARGYKNGDVRWTQPEWDAMSANAALGSYPSRSQAAITVHNANLRELPTNEARFPEPTPNPKANPFDYFQYSLLPVGTPVLIAHTSRDGRWHYVECPVAGGWVADEDLASVSPEFKYMYRNSTFAALVRDRVNLVTPTGSILANIGALLPMRSGYSSPADAGSGGQAAIELLVPIRGVDGMAQLAPVSLTTADAVPWPMRMTPGNVAKVGNFMIGQPYGWGGMFGDRDCSALTRELFTPFGIWLPRNSVAQARTGAINMLEGMTTAEKEEQILRNGVPFLSLVGMRGHIMLYVGKYNGRPAIFHNVWGVRTVEGSDTDGRFVIGRAVVTSITPGAELKNLYRTTTFADRLRTLSTPADTLQ; the protein is encoded by the coding sequence ATGAAATCTCGTCTTCACCTTCCCCTGCTTATCGCCTGTTTTGCCTTGTTGGCCGCATGCGGCGGCAAGGTTATTCCCACGCGCGACGGCGACATGCCTACGTGGATGGGAACGCTGGAAGACCTCCGACGCTACCCGCAGAATCTGGATGTGTACGCCAAGGCCGCAGGAGAAGACAAACTGCTTGTTTCTCCTGCCGAGCAGGCCAATCAGGCGGCCAGATTTATGCGCATCACCTTTGGCCCGTGGGAAATGACCAGGACCTCCATCCGCAAGCGTGATGTGGCCGTGCTGTTCAACAAGGCGCGCGGCTACAAAAATGGCGATGTGCGCTGGACGCAGCCGGAATGGGATGCCATGAGCGCCAACGCGGCTCTGGGCTCCTACCCCTCGCGCAGCCAGGCGGCCATAACCGTGCACAACGCGAACCTGCGCGAACTGCCCACCAATGAAGCGCGTTTTCCCGAACCCACGCCAAATCCCAAGGCCAATCCCTTTGATTATTTTCAATATTCCCTGTTGCCCGTAGGCACACCGGTGCTTATCGCGCACACAAGCCGTGATGGCCGCTGGCACTATGTGGAATGCCCCGTGGCTGGCGGTTGGGTGGCGGACGAAGATCTGGCATCAGTCAGCCCCGAATTCAAATACATGTACCGCAACAGCACATTTGCGGCACTGGTGCGCGACCGGGTGAACCTTGTCACGCCTACAGGTTCCATATTAGCCAATATCGGGGCATTGCTGCCCATGCGTAGCGGATATTCCTCGCCCGCAGACGCCGGTTCCGGCGGGCAGGCCGCAATTGAACTGCTTGTGCCCATACGCGGTGTGGACGGCATGGCCCAACTGGCCCCGGTGTCGCTTACCACAGCAGACGCCGTTCCGTGGCCCATGCGCATGACCCCTGGCAACGTGGCCAAGGTGGGCAATTTCATGATCGGCCAGCCTTACGGATGGGGCGGCATGTTCGGCGACAGGGATTGCTCTGCCCTCACGCGCGAACTGTTTACGCCCTTCGGCATCTGGCTGCCGCGCAACTCCGTGGCGCAGGCGCGCACTGGCGCGATTAACATGCTAGAAGGCATGACAACTGCGGAGAAAGAAGAACAGATTCTGCGCAACGGCGTTCCCTTCCTCAGTCTTGTGGGCATGCGTGGGCATATCATGCTGTATGTGGGCAAGTATAATGGCCGCCCCGCCATTTTCCACAATGTATGGGGCGTGCGCACAGTAGAGGGCAGCGACACTGATGGCCGTTTTGTTATCGGCAGGGCCGTTGTCACCTCCATCACCCCCGGCGCTGAGCTGAAAAACCTTTACCGTACAACGACGTTTGCCGACAGGCTCCGCACGTTGAGCACCCCGGCGGATACTCTTCAGTGA
- a CDS encoding glycosyltransferase: MINKIILYSGTHEQFFFSFVNKTFHEKLTELGFFYAEDFCSTAHSSAYITKINELCEKRGDSRLPAALRNIEKEASDIQAHTLCLGLLSIRPRVYAFRNLVQACRQVFPDATLIIALDKSQRDDIIFERYYSYTSFRLCNLEFNRFYNVRNTFCENNFSDFIKYLLRTFDQKNNSIITIEDVAALLHIDIKNPLWVNSYQPLCFPTIPREVLSFAQTTLVDNTLPLPPNTVFHWPTQLHRFINNDYPASPHSMLGPKRRTELLAQRRTDNQEAARLLGQERLFDEPEPEPDWQPFLGLDAATAFNIAQHLDTDFAQARMAELDAIPAHFLQHDQRLVQQALHDVCDTTAEPLPSSISIAPEPRLSVLTLAYNHAEFIAQNIESVIAQQTSFPVQHIIADDGSTDGTQKIILDFATRYPHIVPVFRKDRNKAGWRNVQALFDMCRTEYAALCDGDDYFTDPAKLQIQVDFLDQHKDCALCFHPVKVVYEDDSKQERIYPPVEQLPRGIKPFYYLSDLLKCNLIQTNSVVYRWRFRNGLPEWFRPDCCPGDWYWHLLHAELGKIGFINKIMSVYRRHKKGIYYLSEVDRLKHRATVGQKEIEVYDIINKHFDNKYKSILLDLVNGVFADCLMYDSSREQDEEFKPVLPTLVEKYPDFARHFLESLKLVSAKNTPVA, from the coding sequence ATGATAAACAAAATAATTCTCTATTCAGGCACTCATGAGCAGTTTTTTTTCTCGTTTGTAAACAAAACATTTCATGAAAAATTGACTGAATTAGGATTTTTTTACGCTGAAGATTTTTGCTCAACAGCACACAGCTCCGCATATATCACCAAGATAAATGAACTGTGCGAAAAGCGTGGAGACAGCAGACTGCCAGCAGCTCTACGAAATATCGAAAAGGAAGCATCCGACATCCAAGCCCATACACTATGCTTGGGTCTTCTTTCTATCCGGCCAAGAGTATACGCCTTCCGCAATCTTGTGCAGGCATGCAGACAGGTTTTTCCGGACGCAACGCTGATTATTGCTCTCGATAAATCACAACGCGATGATATAATATTTGAGCGTTACTATTCATACACTTCGTTTCGTCTTTGTAATCTTGAATTTAACCGCTTTTATAACGTAAGAAATACTTTTTGCGAAAACAATTTCAGCGATTTCATTAAATATTTGCTGCGCACCTTTGATCAAAAAAACAACTCGATTATAACAATTGAAGATGTAGCAGCCTTACTGCATATAGATATAAAAAATCCACTTTGGGTAAACAGTTATCAGCCTCTGTGCTTTCCCACTATCCCACGCGAAGTCCTCAGTTTTGCCCAGACAACGTTGGTGGATAACACCCTTCCACTGCCTCCCAATACGGTCTTCCATTGGCCCACCCAGCTTCACCGGTTCATAAACAACGACTATCCAGCTTCACCTCATAGCATGCTTGGGCCAAAACGCCGCACGGAGCTGCTGGCGCAGCGGCGGACGGACAATCAGGAGGCAGCCCGGCTGCTGGGCCAGGAGCGCCTTTTTGACGAGCCGGAGCCGGAGCCGGATTGGCAACCTTTTTTAGGGCTTGATGCAGCAACCGCTTTCAACATAGCCCAGCATCTGGATACGGACTTCGCCCAGGCGCGCATGGCAGAACTGGACGCCATACCTGCACATTTCCTCCAGCACGACCAGCGCCTTGTGCAGCAAGCCCTCCACGATGTTTGCGACACCACAGCAGAACCTTTGCCCTCCAGCATCAGCATAGCGCCAGAGCCACGGCTGTCAGTGCTCACGCTTGCGTACAACCATGCAGAGTTTATTGCCCAAAACATTGAAAGCGTTATAGCGCAGCAAACCAGCTTTCCTGTTCAGCATATCATTGCCGATGACGGGTCGACCGATGGCACGCAGAAAATCATTTTGGACTTTGCGACCCGATACCCACATATTGTGCCCGTATTTCGCAAGGACAGAAACAAGGCCGGCTGGAGAAACGTTCAGGCTCTTTTTGACATGTGCCGCACCGAGTACGCGGCGCTGTGCGATGGGGACGATTACTTTACCGACCCCGCGAAACTACAAATTCAGGTGGACTTTCTGGATCAGCACAAGGACTGCGCCCTATGTTTTCACCCTGTCAAGGTCGTGTATGAGGACGACTCAAAACAGGAGCGTATATACCCGCCTGTTGAGCAGCTGCCGCGCGGTATCAAACCTTTTTATTATTTAAGCGACTTGCTCAAATGCAATCTTATCCAGACCAACTCTGTTGTGTACCGCTGGCGGTTTCGGAACGGTCTGCCCGAGTGGTTCAGACCCGATTGCTGCCCTGGTGACTGGTACTGGCATCTGCTGCATGCAGAATTGGGAAAGATCGGCTTTATCAATAAGATAATGAGTGTGTATCGCAGACACAAAAAAGGCATTTACTATCTTTCAGAAGTGGATCGCCTAAAGCATAGGGCTACTGTAGGCCAGAAAGAAATTGAGGTTTACGACATCATCAATAAACACTTTGACAATAAATATAAATCAATTCTCCTCGATCTTGTTAACGGTGTGTTTGCAGATTGCCTCATGTATGATTCCAGCAGAGAACAAGATGAAGAATTTAAGCCAGTTCTACCCACGTTGGTCGAAAAGTACCCCGATTTTGCCCGCCATTTTCTCGAATCGTTGAAACTGGTGAGTGCAAAAAACACCCCCGTTGCCTGA
- a CDS encoding methyltransferase domain-containing protein, with amino-acid sequence MRRSYQWHWHYIPFFAFSKLSFFKIADKLFYNSFYEEFQKRYTSPDQLSETYKLFKEESLDNILQNIDVDSEKKVLSISCGNGYVEHRLLQERPNITLYCTELSEEIPSFLDKNFLKNNLRIGFVPECLRKEDKFDIIYIIEVDYSMSNTQWVDLLKSLGDYLNKDGIIIIHSTYEHYYFSIRRHIEQFISTIQTLVNHFLLKKPVQLWGWKRSIQEHIALCKKAGLHKIDIQTNAGALVLTYFKARHDKRNKALRECYLRMAKKISGEKVWFCGAGAAYEYYKQSFACLWPQGMILSPEFAQTTPSVDGISVIPPQVAAAQNKNIPIILFTRAQHHDAMLRNIWEYFGSNANIHPVILY; translated from the coding sequence ATGAGGCGTTCATATCAATGGCACTGGCACTATATTCCTTTTTTTGCGTTTTCAAAACTTTCTTTTTTTAAAATTGCTGATAAATTATTTTATAACTCCTTTTATGAAGAATTTCAGAAAAGATACACTTCCCCAGATCAACTTAGTGAAACCTACAAGTTGTTTAAGGAGGAATCTCTTGATAACATTCTCCAAAATATCGACGTAGATTCTGAAAAAAAAGTTCTAAGTATTTCTTGCGGAAATGGATATGTTGAGCACAGATTATTGCAAGAGCGGCCCAATATAACACTATACTGCACAGAATTATCTGAAGAAATACCGTCGTTTTTAGACAAGAATTTTTTGAAAAATAACTTGCGTATTGGGTTTGTTCCAGAATGTCTTAGGAAAGAAGACAAATTCGATATTATATATATTATTGAAGTTGATTATTCCATGTCAAATACACAATGGGTAGATCTTTTAAAAAGCCTTGGCGACTATCTAAATAAAGACGGCATCATAATAATCCATTCAACATATGAACATTATTATTTTTCTATACGCAGACACATTGAACAGTTTATTTCAACAATCCAAACCCTGGTTAATCATTTTTTACTAAAAAAACCTGTTCAATTATGGGGATGGAAAAGATCAATACAAGAGCATATCGCGCTATGTAAAAAGGCTGGCCTCCATAAAATCGATATTCAGACCAATGCCGGGGCGCTGGTTCTGACGTACTTCAAAGCAAGACACGACAAAAGAAACAAAGCATTGCGGGAATGCTACCTCCGCATGGCTAAGAAAATTTCTGGCGAGAAAGTCTGGTTTTGTGGAGCTGGAGCAGCTTATGAATATTACAAACAGAGCTTTGCATGCCTCTGGCCTCAAGGCATGATTCTGTCACCAGAATTTGCACAAACAACGCCAAGCGTTGATGGCATTTCCGTGATCCCGCCGCAAGTTGCGGCAGCCCAAAATAAAAACATACCTATAATTTTATTCACCCGAGCACAGCATCACGACGCCATGCTAAGAAATATATGGGAATATTTTGGAAGCAATGCCAACATACACCCAGTCATTTTATACTAA
- a CDS encoding TIGR04326 family surface carbohydrate biosynthesis protein, whose product MECLHIVDAMPPPQCSGKILLWDRFSENDSIDSILDLQERYFHDTRAEFLCFVHNFGEHSINGRPLRDYLRLPDGFSLWWLTRIFERHPAFFGANLFEVFKLRALEHLLLGMQPSSVCLHTNNTQLARTVRELCKSQRIPFEHFAPMQANPAGAYQAGRCVPSSTDSATTATTGASPLQDILTRLRRSALANRAINAFQITRHAWHWWRKVRSLFPRAPKVAKRSGLLLGTWFPNVDANAAKQGRFHSKYWESVHDIIPECGKPVHWFFIHGDPVSKAPENIRLRDNLLQNEPDNVDMTFLEECLTPRGALRAWLWAMRVAWNARGLLRYLPATMRWPDSCLNVYPLLAGIWKESTQGEHLMRMCSTLEGIRRYCALVGPQDTVVTSSELQSWERLLFQEQRNLGCRRIYAAQHSVIRDADFRFFVAQPTWDINEFCQCMPDKFFCNSDGAYQAMHKSGFPEHRLGMLEATRFIGISASMPPLHGTQFRRILVATSYFAQEALRTLTILAQAMRLSDHPLLGNVLIKPHPYLPVDAMLAQLFDTPPRQVAGSMESHMTPGTVVVADSATSVGLLACYRELPLIECVPENNFDMSITQGVAERVSVKNASELVQALHTIKPTRANNFFCTTPGMPRWHNLLSGSNI is encoded by the coding sequence ATGGAATGTTTGCACATTGTTGACGCAATGCCGCCGCCCCAATGTAGCGGGAAAATACTTCTGTGGGATCGTTTTTCAGAAAATGATTCCATAGACAGTATTCTTGACCTGCAAGAACGCTATTTTCATGATACACGGGCGGAATTTCTTTGCTTTGTGCACAATTTTGGAGAGCATTCCATAAATGGCCGCCCATTGCGCGATTATCTACGGCTGCCTGACGGTTTCTCCCTCTGGTGGCTGACGCGAATTTTTGAACGGCATCCGGCATTCTTTGGGGCCAACCTGTTTGAAGTTTTCAAGCTGCGTGCGCTGGAACATCTGTTGCTCGGCATGCAACCGTCTTCTGTTTGCCTGCACACAAACAATACGCAGCTTGCGCGTACAGTGCGCGAACTCTGCAAAAGCCAGCGTATTCCCTTTGAACACTTTGCGCCAATGCAGGCAAACCCCGCGGGCGCGTATCAAGCAGGCCGTTGCGTACCCTCCAGCACAGATTCCGCCACTACCGCCACAACTGGCGCATCCCCCCTTCAGGACATACTGACCCGCCTTCGCCGCAGTGCATTAGCCAACCGGGCAATAAACGCATTCCAGATCACTCGCCACGCATGGCACTGGTGGCGCAAAGTTCGTTCACTATTTCCCAGAGCACCCAAAGTTGCCAAGCGCTCCGGCCTGCTGCTCGGCACCTGGTTTCCCAATGTAGACGCAAACGCAGCAAAACAGGGGCGCTTTCATTCAAAATATTGGGAAAGTGTCCACGATATCATCCCGGAATGCGGCAAGCCCGTGCACTGGTTCTTCATTCACGGCGACCCTGTGAGCAAGGCCCCGGAAAATATCCGCCTGCGCGACAACTTGTTGCAGAACGAACCAGACAATGTCGATATGACCTTTCTGGAAGAATGCCTCACCCCGCGGGGAGCTTTAAGGGCATGGCTGTGGGCCATGCGTGTTGCCTGGAATGCACGGGGATTATTGCGGTATTTGCCAGCAACGATGCGCTGGCCCGATTCATGCCTCAACGTGTATCCCCTGCTGGCCGGCATCTGGAAGGAATCCACCCAGGGCGAGCACCTGATGCGCATGTGCTCCACCCTGGAAGGCATACGCCGCTATTGCGCCCTTGTTGGCCCCCAGGACACTGTAGTAACCTCATCTGAGCTGCAATCATGGGAAAGGCTGCTATTCCAAGAGCAACGCAACCTTGGCTGCAGGCGCATCTACGCTGCCCAGCATTCCGTCATCCGGGATGCGGACTTTCGTTTTTTTGTTGCACAACCTACCTGGGATATTAACGAATTTTGCCAATGCATGCCTGACAAATTTTTCTGCAACAGCGACGGCGCGTATCAAGCCATGCACAAGAGCGGCTTTCCCGAGCACCGCCTTGGCATGCTGGAAGCAACACGCTTTATCGGCATATCCGCATCAATGCCGCCGCTGCATGGCACGCAGTTCAGGCGCATTCTTGTCGCAACTTCCTACTTTGCACAGGAAGCACTGCGAACACTGACCATTCTGGCGCAGGCCATGCGCCTGTCAGACCACCCGCTGCTGGGCAACGTGCTTATCAAACCGCACCCATACCTTCCTGTGGACGCCATGCTGGCCCAATTATTTGATACTCCGCCAAGGCAGGTTGCCGGCTCCATGGAAAGCCACATGACGCCAGGCACGGTTGTTGTGGCCGACAGCGCAACCTCTGTGGGATTGCTCGCTTGCTATAGAGAATTGCCACTTATAGAATGCGTCCCTGAAAACAATTTTGACATGAGCATTACACAAGGTGTGGCGGAAAGAGTTTCTGTCAAAAATGCAAGTGAACTTGTTCAAGCGCTGCACACAATAAAACCAACCAGAGCAAACAACTTTTTTTGCACTACTCCGGGCATGCCTCGCTGGCATAACCTGCTTTCTGGATCCAACATTTAA
- a CDS encoding FkbM family methyltransferase, with protein sequence MTPINNTPASTDQANEYWPVFPEPTDEEVLLVTQSGLFDEKWYRENYLMGRTEVMPPLIHFMRYGLRKGYKPNPHFDPRQYLTENPEAMRAGINPLLHYCIFMSAFKRQLNSNQNGRISEAALDSIWSQISTVMVGDIALKFHRINAVTAYRIDSFFEKEPETIDWLNTFADNAVFWDVGANIGLYSIYAQKIHHAKVYAFEPSVFNLELLARHAAINTLHQTDNKISIVPVCLSDSTKFGEFELSYMTHGEACSTFAEGYDHHGNTLQKCFGYTMPGITADALIELYNLEIPDYIKIDVDGTEHLILSGMKKTLANSKVKSVLVETSFDFNEHASMINEVLKNCGFTLAVRAHADFYDASPYRNTYNCIWNRQ encoded by the coding sequence ATGACGCCAATCAATAACACACCTGCCAGCACTGATCAGGCGAACGAATATTGGCCAGTATTTCCGGAACCCACAGATGAAGAAGTGTTGCTGGTAACGCAATCCGGTCTCTTTGACGAAAAATGGTATCGGGAAAACTACCTTATGGGCAGAACAGAAGTAATGCCCCCCCTGATTCACTTTATGCGCTATGGCCTGCGCAAAGGCTATAAACCCAACCCTCATTTTGACCCGCGACAGTATCTGACGGAAAATCCCGAAGCCATGCGGGCCGGTATTAACCCGCTACTGCATTACTGCATCTTTATGTCCGCATTCAAAAGGCAACTGAATTCTAATCAAAACGGGCGTATTTCAGAAGCCGCGCTGGATTCCATATGGTCACAAATAAGTACCGTTATGGTTGGCGATATCGCCTTGAAATTCCATCGCATTAACGCTGTTACAGCGTACAGAATTGATTCTTTTTTTGAAAAAGAGCCAGAGACAATTGATTGGCTTAACACGTTTGCTGACAATGCTGTTTTCTGGGACGTGGGCGCGAATATCGGCCTGTACTCAATTTATGCACAAAAAATTCATCACGCAAAAGTTTATGCGTTTGAGCCTTCAGTCTTTAACCTTGAGCTGCTGGCCAGACATGCCGCCATCAACACTCTCCATCAAACAGACAATAAAATTTCGATTGTTCCGGTATGCCTGAGCGATTCAACGAAATTTGGAGAATTTGAGCTGAGCTACATGACACATGGCGAGGCCTGCTCAACTTTTGCAGAAGGGTACGACCACCACGGCAATACGCTACAAAAATGCTTTGGATACACAATGCCGGGCATTACAGCGGATGCACTTATAGAATTGTACAACCTGGAAATCCCAGACTACATCAAAATCGACGTTGACGGCACAGAGCATCTTATTCTTTCTGGAATGAAAAAAACGTTGGCAAATTCAAAAGTAAAAAGTGTTCTTGTGGAAACAAGCTTTGATTTCAATGAACATGCGTCCATGATTAATGAAGTCCTCAAAAATTGTGGCTTCACGCTTGCCGTCCGTGCCCACGCGGACTTTTATGACGCATCGCCATATCGAAATACCTACAACTGCATCTGGAACCGCCAATAA